Proteins encoded within one genomic window of Streptomyces sp. NBC_01314:
- a CDS encoding DUF2252 domain-containing protein, with product MSVPQLNDERRGEEILAVFDTAFGQLLAADPAAFRVKFRKMAASAFAFYRGTACLFYKDLDDEKASGPYLDERTSRVWIHGDLHAENFGTYMDSTGRLIFNVNDFDEAYVAPFTWDLKRFAASVALIGYAKALGDEQITELVETYAAAYRERIHAIATGAKRDEVPPFTLDTAQGPLLDALRDARSLTRFGLLDSMTEIRDFERRFAPGGGSIELDAATRYKVLAAFDGYLETLPESSLTRPDSYRVKDVVGRRGIGIGSAGLPSYNILLEGQSDALENDVVIYIKQAQTPAVSRHITDQRIRDYFEHEGHRTVISQRALQAHADPWLGWTELDGAGQLVAEVSPYAVDLDWSDIDDLDEIATVVADLGRATATMHAAADDLTGQSLVPFSTERAIDAAIAADEEGLAPLLVDFAHAYGARARADHQIFVDLFRNGRIPGLRNH from the coding sequence ATGTCGGTTCCGCAGCTCAACGACGAGCGACGCGGCGAGGAGATCCTCGCCGTCTTCGACACCGCGTTCGGCCAGCTCCTGGCCGCCGACCCGGCCGCGTTCCGCGTGAAGTTCCGGAAGATGGCGGCCTCGGCCTTCGCGTTCTACCGGGGTACGGCGTGCCTGTTCTACAAGGATCTGGACGACGAGAAGGCCTCCGGTCCGTACCTGGACGAGCGCACCTCGCGCGTGTGGATCCACGGCGACCTGCACGCGGAGAACTTCGGCACGTACATGGACTCCACGGGCCGCCTGATCTTCAACGTGAACGACTTCGACGAGGCGTACGTCGCCCCCTTCACCTGGGACCTGAAGCGCTTCGCCGCCTCCGTGGCGCTCATCGGGTACGCGAAGGCGCTCGGCGACGAGCAGATCACCGAGCTGGTGGAGACCTACGCGGCCGCCTACCGCGAGCGGATCCACGCCATCGCGACCGGCGCCAAGCGGGACGAGGTGCCTCCGTTCACGCTGGACACCGCCCAGGGCCCGCTGCTGGACGCGCTGCGCGACGCCCGCTCGCTGACCCGCTTCGGTCTCCTCGACTCGATGACGGAGATCCGTGACTTCGAGCGTCGCTTCGCGCCCGGGGGCGGCTCGATCGAGCTGGACGCGGCGACCCGCTACAAGGTGCTGGCCGCCTTCGACGGCTATCTGGAGACGCTCCCGGAGTCCTCGCTGACCCGCCCGGACTCCTACCGGGTGAAGGACGTCGTCGGCCGCCGGGGCATCGGCATCGGCTCGGCGGGACTGCCGTCGTACAACATCCTGCTGGAGGGGCAGAGCGACGCCCTGGAGAACGACGTCGTGATCTACATCAAGCAGGCCCAGACCCCGGCCGTCTCCCGCCACATCACCGACCAGCGGATCCGTGACTACTTCGAGCACGAGGGCCACCGCACGGTGATCTCCCAGCGGGCTCTGCAGGCCCACGCCGACCCGTGGCTGGGCTGGACCGAGCTGGACGGCGCCGGGCAGCTGGTCGCCGAGGTGTCCCCGTACGCGGTGGACCTGGACTGGAGCGACATCGACGACCTGGACGAGATCGCGACGGTCGTCGCCGACCTCGGCCGGGCCACGGCCACGATGCACGCGGCGGCGGACGACCTGACCGGGCAGTCCCTGGTGCCGTTCTCCACGGAGCGGGCCATCGACGCGGCGATCGCGGCCGACGAGGAGGGCCTCGCACCGCTCCTGGTGGACTTCGCGCACGCGTACGGAGCACGCGCGCGTGCGGACCACCAGATCTTCGTCGACCTCTTCCGCAACGGCCGGATCCCCGGCCTGCGGAACCACTGA
- the dnaE gene encoding DNA polymerase III subunit alpha yields MSKPPFTHLHVHTQYSLLDGAARLKDMFNACNEMGMTHIAMSDHGNLHGAYDFFHTAKKAGVTPIIGIEAYVAPESRRNKRKIQWGQPHQKRDDVSGSGGYTHKTIWAANRTGLHNLFKLSSDAYAEGWLQKWPRMDKETISQWSEGLIASTGCPSGELQTRLRLGQFDEAVKAASEYQDIFGKDRYFLELMDHGIDIEHRVREDLLRVGKKLGIPPLVTNDSHYTYAHEATAHDALLCIQTGKNLSDPDRFKFDGTGYYLKSTDEMYAVDSSDAWQEGCANTLLVAEQIDTSGMFEAKNLMPKFDIPEGFTEITWFQEEVRRGMERRFPGGVPDDRQKQAEYEMDVIIQMGFPGYFLVVADFIMWAKTQGIAVGPGRGSAAGSIVAYAMGITDLDPIPHGLIFERFLNPERVSMPDVDIDFDERRRVEVIRYVTEKYGADKVAMIGTYGKIKAKNAIKDSARVLGYPYAMGDRLTKAMPADVLGKGIDLNGITDPSHPRYSEAGEIRGMYENEPDVKKVIDTAKGVEGLVRQMGVHAAGVIMSSEPIVDHAPIWVRHTDGVTITQWDYPQCESLGLLKMDFLGLRNLTIMDDAIKMVKANKGIDLEMLALPLDDPKTFELLCRGDTLGVFQFDGGPMRSLLRQMQPDNFEDISAVSALYRPGPMGMNSHINYAERKNKRQEITPIHPELEEPLEEVLAVTYGLIVYQEQVQKAAQIIAGYSLGEADILRRVMGKKKPEELAKNFTIFQAGAKKNGYSDEAIKALWDVLVPFAGYAFNKAHSAAYGLVSYWTGYLKANYPAEYMAALLTSVKDDKDKSAVYLNECRRMRIKVLPPNVNESEHNFAAQGDDVILFGLGAVRNVGTNVVESIIRSRKAKGKYASFPDYLDKVEAVACNKRTTESLIKAGAFDTMGHTRKGLTAHFDPMIDNVVAVKRKEAEGQFDLFGGMGEEETSEPGFGLDVEFTTDEWEKTYLLAQEREMLGLYVSDHPLFGLEHVLSDKADAGIAQLTGGEHADGAVVTIGGIISGLQRKMTKQGNAWAIATVEDLAGSIECMFFPATYQLVSTQLVEDAVVFVKGRLDKREEVPRLVSMEMQVPDLSNAGTNAPVILTIPATRVTPPMVSRLGEILSHHKGDSEVRIRLQGPTKTTVLRLDRHRVKPDPALFGDLKVLLGPSCLAG; encoded by the coding sequence GTGTCAAAGCCGCCGTTCACGCACCTGCACGTCCACACCCAGTACTCGCTGCTGGACGGTGCCGCGCGGCTCAAGGACATGTTCAACGCGTGCAACGAGATGGGCATGACCCATATCGCCATGTCCGACCACGGCAACCTCCACGGGGCCTACGACTTCTTCCACACCGCCAAGAAGGCCGGCGTCACCCCGATCATCGGCATCGAGGCGTACGTCGCCCCCGAGTCCCGGCGCAACAAGCGCAAGATCCAGTGGGGCCAGCCGCACCAGAAGCGGGACGACGTGTCCGGTTCGGGTGGTTACACGCACAAGACGATCTGGGCGGCGAACAGGACGGGCCTGCACAACCTCTTCAAGCTCTCCTCGGACGCGTACGCCGAGGGCTGGCTGCAGAAGTGGCCCCGGATGGACAAGGAGACCATCTCCCAGTGGTCCGAGGGGCTCATCGCCTCCACCGGCTGCCCCTCCGGCGAGCTCCAGACCCGGCTGCGCCTCGGCCAGTTCGACGAGGCGGTGAAGGCGGCCTCCGAGTACCAGGACATCTTCGGCAAGGACCGTTACTTCCTGGAGCTGATGGACCACGGCATCGACATCGAGCACCGGGTCCGTGAGGACCTGCTCCGCGTCGGCAAGAAGCTCGGCATCCCGCCGCTGGTCACGAACGACTCGCACTACACGTACGCGCACGAGGCGACCGCGCACGACGCCCTGCTGTGCATCCAGACCGGCAAGAACCTCTCCGACCCGGACCGCTTCAAGTTCGACGGCACCGGCTACTACCTGAAGTCCACGGACGAGATGTACGCCGTCGACTCCTCGGACGCCTGGCAGGAGGGCTGCGCCAACACCCTGCTGGTCGCCGAACAGATCGACACCTCCGGCATGTTCGAGGCCAAGAACCTCATGCCGAAGTTCGACATCCCCGAAGGCTTCACCGAGATCACCTGGTTCCAGGAAGAGGTCCGCCGCGGGATGGAGCGCCGCTTCCCCGGCGGCGTCCCCGACGACCGCCAGAAGCAGGCCGAGTACGAGATGGACGTCATCATCCAGATGGGGTTCCCGGGGTACTTCCTCGTCGTCGCCGACTTCATCATGTGGGCCAAGACCCAGGGCATCGCCGTCGGCCCCGGCCGCGGTTCCGCCGCCGGATCGATCGTCGCGTACGCCATGGGCATCACCGACCTCGACCCGATCCCGCACGGTCTGATCTTCGAGCGGTTCCTCAACCCCGAGCGCGTCTCCATGCCCGATGTCGACATCGACTTCGACGAGCGCAGGCGCGTCGAGGTGATCAGGTACGTGACGGAGAAGTACGGCGCCGACAAGGTCGCCATGATCGGCACGTACGGCAAGATCAAGGCGAAGAACGCCATCAAGGACTCCGCGCGCGTGCTGGGCTACCCGTACGCGATGGGCGACCGGCTCACCAAGGCGATGCCCGCCGACGTCCTCGGCAAGGGCATCGACCTCAACGGCATCACCGACCCCTCCCACCCGCGCTACAGCGAAGCGGGCGAGATCCGGGGAATGTACGAGAACGAACCGGACGTGAAGAAGGTCATCGACACCGCCAAGGGCGTCGAGGGCCTGGTCCGGCAGATGGGTGTGCACGCGGCCGGCGTGATCATGTCCAGCGAGCCCATCGTCGACCACGCCCCGATCTGGGTGCGGCACACCGACGGTGTGACCATCACACAGTGGGACTACCCGCAGTGCGAGTCGCTCGGCCTGCTGAAGATGGACTTCCTGGGCCTGCGCAACCTCACGATCATGGACGACGCCATCAAGATGGTGAAGGCCAACAAGGGCATCGACCTGGAGATGCTCGCCCTCCCGCTGGACGACCCCAAGACCTTCGAACTGCTCTGCCGCGGTGACACCCTCGGCGTCTTCCAGTTCGACGGCGGCCCCATGCGCTCGCTGCTCCGCCAGATGCAGCCCGACAACTTCGAGGACATCTCCGCCGTCTCGGCCCTCTACCGGCCGGGCCCGATGGGCATGAACTCGCACATCAACTACGCGGAGCGCAAGAACAAGCGCCAGGAGATCACGCCGATCCACCCGGAGCTGGAGGAGCCGCTGGAGGAGGTCCTGGCGGTCACCTACGGCCTGATCGTCTACCAGGAGCAGGTCCAGAAGGCCGCCCAGATCATCGCGGGCTACTCGCTCGGCGAGGCCGACATCCTGCGACGCGTGATGGGCAAGAAGAAGCCCGAGGAACTGGCGAAGAACTTCACCATCTTCCAGGCCGGCGCCAAGAAGAACGGCTACAGCGACGAGGCGATCAAGGCCCTGTGGGACGTGCTGGTCCCCTTCGCCGGATACGCCTTCAACAAGGCCCACTCGGCCGCGTACGGGCTCGTGTCCTACTGGACCGGCTATCTGAAGGCGAACTACCCGGCCGAGTACATGGCCGCGCTGCTCACCTCGGTCAAGGACGACAAGGACAAGTCGGCGGTCTACCTCAACGAGTGCCGGCGCATGCGCATCAAGGTGCTTCCGCCGAACGTCAACGAGTCCGAGCACAACTTCGCCGCCCAGGGCGACGACGTCATCCTCTTCGGCCTCGGGGCCGTGCGCAACGTCGGTACGAACGTGGTCGAGTCGATCATCCGCAGCCGCAAGGCCAAGGGGAAGTACGCCTCCTTCCCCGACTACCTCGACAAGGTCGAGGCGGTCGCCTGCAACAAGCGCACCACGGAGTCGCTGATCAAGGCGGGCGCGTTCGACACGATGGGGCACACCCGCAAGGGCCTCACCGCGCACTTCGACCCGATGATCGACAACGTGGTCGCGGTCAAGCGGAAGGAGGCCGAGGGCCAGTTCGACCTCTTCGGCGGCATGGGCGAGGAGGAGACCAGCGAGCCCGGCTTCGGACTCGACGTCGAGTTCACCACCGACGAGTGGGAGAAGACGTATCTCCTGGCCCAGGAGCGGGAGATGCTCGGCCTCTACGTCTCCGACCACCCCCTCTTCGGTCTGGAGCACGTGCTCTCCGACAAGGCCGACGCGGGCATCGCCCAGCTCACCGGTGGTGAGCACGCGGACGGCGCGGTCGTCACCATCGGCGGCATCATCTCCGGTCTCCAGCGCAAGATGACCAAGCAGGGCAACGCCTGGGCCATCGCCACGGTGGAGGACCTCGCCGGTTCCATCGAGTGCATGTTCTTCCCGGCGACCTACCAGCTCGTCTCGACCCAACTCGTCGAGGACGCGGTCGTGTTCGTGAAGGGCCGCCTCGACAAGCGCGAGGAGGTGCCGCGGCTGGTCTCGATGGAGATGCAGGTCCCCGACCTGTCGAACGCGGGCACCAACGCGCCGGTGATCCTCACCATCCCGGCCACCCGCGTCACCCCGCCCATGGTCAGCCGGCTCGGTGAGATCCTCAGCCACCACAAGGGCGACAGCGAGGTCCGGATCAGGCTCCAGGGCCCGACCAAGACGACCGTGCTGCGCCTCGACCGGCACCGGGTGAAGCCGGACCCGGCCCTGTTCGGCGACCTGAAGGTGCTGCTCGGCCCGTCCTGCCTGGCCGGCTGA
- a CDS encoding NYN domain-containing protein, giving the protein MDRCIVLVDAGYLLGAAASLLAGEPSRSRITVDHTALIHGLRERAEADTERPLLRIYWFDGAPDRVPQPEHRRLRVMPRVTVRLGALTRSDGRWAQKGVDAAMHAELTELARNRACSDVVLVTGDGDLLPGMMAAKEHGVAVHLWAVQAADGDYNQSEDLVAEADERRVLDRIWITKAVRAKDLGGGCAPQSVPRPEIAAILSAPLPESSLATAAERTPREPEHASTADGARDGAEERAATHKGVPTPKDLAAMRGPGAPASQHPATATLRWSSDKGWVDRPGGAAEPPEAAAMPTLAQLTTAEQRWADREEDITTVGGDPFEVGQVFARRWMARLTDESHLQKLSAMYPRVPHRVDGELLRYAARFGLLAHKDDQIDERDRYAIRAGFWREIDVRTGVEHAPAGER; this is encoded by the coding sequence GTGGACCGCTGCATCGTCCTGGTGGACGCCGGGTATCTGCTCGGCGCGGCTGCCAGCCTCCTCGCCGGGGAACCCTCCCGCTCCCGCATCACCGTCGATCACACCGCCCTGATCCATGGGCTGCGCGAGCGCGCCGAGGCCGACACCGAGCGGCCGTTGCTGCGCATCTACTGGTTCGACGGCGCCCCCGACCGCGTCCCGCAGCCCGAGCACCGACGGTTGCGCGTGATGCCCCGCGTGACCGTCCGGCTCGGCGCGCTGACCCGGAGCGACGGGCGGTGGGCGCAGAAGGGCGTCGACGCCGCCATGCACGCCGAACTGACCGAACTGGCCCGCAACCGCGCCTGTTCCGACGTGGTCCTCGTGACCGGCGACGGGGATCTGCTGCCGGGCATGATGGCCGCCAAGGAGCACGGCGTCGCCGTACACCTGTGGGCCGTGCAGGCCGCCGACGGCGACTACAACCAGTCCGAGGACCTGGTCGCCGAAGCCGACGAGCGGCGCGTGCTCGACCGGATCTGGATCACCAAGGCCGTACGGGCCAAGGACCTCGGCGGGGGCTGCGCGCCGCAGTCGGTGCCGCGACCGGAGATCGCCGCGATCCTGTCGGCGCCGCTGCCCGAGTCGTCCCTCGCGACCGCCGCCGAGCGGACGCCGAGAGAGCCCGAACACGCCTCGACGGCGGATGGGGCGCGCGACGGGGCCGAGGAGCGGGCGGCCACGCACAAGGGCGTACCGACGCCGAAGGATCTGGCGGCGATGCGGGGGCCAGGGGCGCCCGCATCGCAGCATCCGGCGACGGCCACGTTGCGATGGTCCTCCGACAAGGGGTGGGTGGACCGGCCCGGGGGCGCGGCGGAGCCGCCGGAGGCGGCGGCCATGCCGACGCTGGCGCAGTTGACGACGGCGGAGCAGCGGTGGGCCGACCGGGAGGAGGACATCACGACAGTCGGAGGCGACCCCTTCGAGGTCGGGCAGGTGTTCGCTCGGCGGTGGATGGCCCGGCTGACCGATGAGTCGCATCTGCAGAAGCTGTCGGCGATGTATCCACGGGTGCCGCATCGGGTCGACGGGGAGCTGTTGCGGTACGCGGCCCGATTCGGGCTGCTGGCGCACAAGGACGACCAGATCGATGAGCGCGACCGGTACGCGATCAGGGCCGGGTTCTGGCGGGAGATCGATGTGCGTACGGGGGTCGAGCACGCGCCGGCGGGGGAGCGGTAA
- a CDS encoding ABC transporter ATP-binding protein: MSTRTAQAIRHGRDVVCAVRGLTKTYPATRGRRGTPGTPEVRANDAVALEVRRGEIFGLLGPNGAGKTTLVRQLTGLMRPDDGTVDILGHDIVRHPERASRILAYLGQESTALDELTVALAAETTGRLRGLEVRRARAERDAVLEELGLTGLAARPLKKLSGGQRRLACFATALVGERPLLVLDEPTSGMDPVARRAVWAAVDRRRAESGTTVLLVTHNVIEAETVLDRVAVLDKGRVIACDTPAGLKEQVAGEVRVELVWREKAPLDVPEVAALRPRAVESGRRWTLRLAPEEARAVVATVTGGAAFVALDDFTLATPSLEDVYLALGGSAGSARGLVKG; encoded by the coding sequence GTGAGTACGCGTACGGCACAGGCGATCCGGCACGGTCGGGATGTCGTGTGTGCTGTGCGGGGGCTCACCAAGACGTATCCCGCGACGCGGGGGCGGCGGGGCACGCCGGGAACTCCCGAGGTACGGGCCAACGACGCGGTGGCGCTGGAGGTCCGGCGCGGGGAGATCTTCGGGTTGCTCGGGCCCAACGGGGCGGGCAAGACCACTCTCGTACGGCAGCTGACCGGGCTGATGCGGCCCGACGACGGCACCGTCGACATCCTGGGCCACGACATCGTGCGGCATCCGGAGCGGGCCTCGCGCATCCTCGCCTACCTGGGGCAGGAGTCGACCGCCCTCGACGAGCTGACCGTGGCGCTCGCCGCGGAGACCACCGGGCGGCTGCGCGGGCTGGAGGTACGGCGGGCGCGGGCCGAGCGGGACGCGGTGCTGGAGGAGCTGGGACTGACCGGGCTCGCCGCACGGCCCCTGAAGAAGCTGTCCGGCGGGCAGCGGCGGCTCGCCTGTTTCGCCACCGCGCTCGTCGGGGAGCGGCCGCTGCTCGTGCTCGACGAGCCGACCAGTGGCATGGACCCGGTGGCCCGGCGGGCCGTGTGGGCCGCCGTCGACCGGCGGCGGGCCGAGTCCGGCACCACCGTCCTGCTGGTCACCCACAACGTCATCGAGGCGGAGACCGTGCTCGACCGCGTCGCCGTCCTCGACAAGGGGCGGGTCATCGCCTGCGACACGCCTGCCGGACTGAAGGAACAGGTCGCGGGCGAGGTGCGCGTCGAGCTGGTGTGGCGGGAGAAGGCCCCGCTGGACGTGCCCGAGGTCGCCGCGCTGCGCCCGCGCGCCGTGGAGTCCGGGCGCCGATGGACGCTCCGGCTCGCCCCCGAGGAGGCGCGCGCCGTGGTGGCCACGGTGACCGGGGGCGCCGCCTTCGTGGCGCTCGACGACTTCACCCTCGCCACGCCGAGCCTGGAGGACGTCTACCTGGCGCTCGGCGGCAGCGCGGGCAGCGCACGGGGACTGGTCAAGGGGTGA
- a CDS encoding ABC transporter permease, with translation MSVVPAEILPGQALAAEERVELPAAELGPRARLWPSLCAVYRAQLSRARVARIPLLFVATFQSIGIMILMRGVVDGGAEAHAVVAGSAVLVVAFVALNLLAQYFGQLRSSGGLDHYATLPVPPAAVVLGAAGAYASFTVPGTVVTAVFGCVLFGLPLTHLWVLVAVIPLAGAALAGLGAALGLLAPRPELATVLGQLGMSAALLLGVLPADRMPGFIRFARDLLPSTYGVEAFARTFGPHPDWAFVLGDLAVCAGVGVVSLAVATWAYRRAAVR, from the coding sequence GTGAGTGTCGTACCCGCCGAGATCCTGCCGGGCCAGGCTCTGGCCGCCGAGGAGCGCGTCGAGCTCCCGGCCGCCGAGCTCGGGCCCCGCGCGCGCCTGTGGCCGTCGCTCTGCGCCGTGTACCGGGCGCAGCTCTCCCGGGCGCGGGTCGCACGGATCCCGCTGCTGTTCGTGGCCACCTTCCAGTCGATCGGGATCATGATCCTGATGCGCGGAGTGGTGGACGGCGGGGCCGAGGCGCACGCCGTGGTCGCCGGTTCGGCGGTACTCGTCGTCGCCTTCGTCGCGCTGAACCTGCTGGCCCAGTACTTCGGGCAGCTGCGCTCCAGCGGCGGGCTCGACCACTACGCGACGCTGCCGGTGCCGCCGGCGGCGGTGGTGCTGGGCGCGGCGGGGGCGTACGCCTCCTTCACCGTGCCGGGGACCGTCGTGACCGCCGTCTTCGGCTGTGTGCTCTTCGGGCTGCCGCTGACCCACCTCTGGGTGCTCGTCGCCGTGATCCCGCTCGCCGGGGCCGCGCTCGCCGGGCTGGGCGCCGCGCTGGGCCTGCTCGCCCCGCGCCCGGAACTCGCCACCGTGCTCGGACAGCTGGGCATGTCGGCGGCGCTGCTGCTGGGCGTACTGCCGGCCGACCGGATGCCGGGCTTCATCCGGTTCGCGCGGGACCTGCTGCCCTCGACATACGGCGTGGAGGCCTTCGCGCGGACCTTCGGGCCGCACCCCGACTGGGCGTTCGTGCTCGGTGACCTCGCCGTGTGCGCGGGGGTCGGGGTCGTCTCGCTCGCGGTCGCCACCTGGGCGTACCGGCGGGCCGCCGTCCGGTGA
- a CDS encoding DUF2567 domain-containing protein: MTAPLTPPPPPHNQSPNDPWGPPPTSGGGAAELWYEPQKPAGPGTRTELIEAAVVTAVMALLGGALLGLLWWWLAPHVPLVSDGSAVYLKDTEGEQAVGVDGTFILLALGAGALSALVVFVLRRRGGVPLVVALTVGGLLGAVVAWRLGVWLGPETDVAARAKEVGQGVTFSAPLKLAAKGALLAWPLAALLVHLGLTALFGPRDPELFEDEQAKDGYGAPVA; encoded by the coding sequence GTGACCGCACCGTTGACTCCTCCGCCACCGCCGCACAACCAGTCCCCGAACGACCCCTGGGGTCCGCCGCCCACCAGCGGCGGGGGCGCGGCGGAACTCTGGTACGAGCCGCAGAAGCCGGCCGGTCCCGGGACGAGGACCGAACTGATCGAGGCCGCCGTCGTCACCGCGGTCATGGCGTTGCTCGGCGGCGCGTTGCTCGGGCTCCTGTGGTGGTGGCTCGCACCGCACGTACCGCTCGTCTCCGACGGATCGGCGGTCTATCTCAAGGACACCGAGGGCGAGCAGGCCGTCGGCGTCGACGGAACGTTCATACTGCTGGCGCTGGGCGCGGGCGCGCTGAGCGCACTCGTCGTCTTTGTGCTGCGTCGGCGCGGCGGGGTGCCTCTCGTCGTGGCGCTCACGGTCGGCGGGCTGCTGGGCGCCGTGGTGGCGTGGCGGCTCGGGGTCTGGCTCGGACCCGAGACAGACGTCGCGGCACGGGCCAAGGAGGTCGGGCAGGGGGTGACGTTCTCCGCGCCGCTGAAGCTCGCCGCGAAGGGGGCGCTGCTGGCGTGGCCGCTGGCGGCGTTGCTGGTGCACCTCGGGCTGACCGCGTTGTTCGGGCCGCGGGATCCCGAGTTGTTCGAGGATGAGCAGGCCAAGGACGGGTACGGGGCGCCGGTCGCGTGA
- the ybaK gene encoding Cys-tRNA(Pro) deacylase: MAKKSKKQQAGGTPATVALSTAGVEFTVHAYEHDPAHPSYGEEAAEAMGVSPERVFKTLVADVDGALVVAVVPVAGSLDLKSLATAVGGKRAAMADPTLAERTTGYVRGGISPLGQRRKLRTVLDASADAHDTICVSAGRRGLEVELSPRDLAKLTEAVAAPIGRA, encoded by the coding sequence ATGGCGAAGAAGTCGAAGAAGCAGCAGGCAGGCGGCACGCCCGCGACGGTGGCCCTGAGCACGGCGGGCGTGGAGTTCACCGTGCACGCCTACGAGCACGATCCCGCGCACCCGTCCTACGGCGAGGAGGCCGCGGAGGCGATGGGCGTGTCCCCCGAGCGGGTCTTCAAGACCCTGGTGGCGGATGTCGACGGCGCGCTCGTGGTCGCGGTCGTGCCGGTGGCGGGTTCGCTGGACCTGAAGTCGCTGGCGACGGCGGTCGGCGGCAAACGGGCGGCGATGGCCGACCCCACCCTGGCGGAGCGCACGACGGGCTATGTCCGGGGCGGTATCTCCCCTCTCGGACAGCGCAGAAAGCTCCGCACGGTGCTGGACGCCTCCGCGGACGCCCATGACACGATCTGTGTCTCGGCCGGCCGCCGCGGCCTGGAGGTCGAACTGTCCCCGCGGGACCTTGCGAAGCTCACGGAGGCGGTCGCCGCGCCGATCGGCCGCGCGTGA
- a CDS encoding LON peptidase substrate-binding domain-containing protein, translated as MTTVRLPLFPLNSVLYPGLVLPLNIFEERYRAMMRELLKTPEDQPRRFAVVAIRDGHEVAPSAPGMPDPTALPDRGPTAGFGDEPTKAFHSVGCVADAATIRERDNGTYEVLATGTTRVRLLSVDASGPFLVADLEELPEDAGDGAGALAEGVLRAFRQYQKRLAGARERSLSTGADLPDEPAVVSYLVAAAMMLDTPAKQRLLQAPDTASRLRDELKLLRAESAIIRTLPSLPASELTRSPTSLN; from the coding sequence GTGACCACCGTCCGGCTGCCGCTCTTCCCCCTGAACTCGGTGTTGTACCCGGGGCTCGTGCTTCCTCTGAACATCTTCGAGGAGCGCTATCGCGCCATGATGCGCGAGTTGCTGAAGACCCCCGAGGACCAACCCCGCCGCTTCGCCGTCGTCGCCATCCGCGACGGACACGAGGTCGCGCCGAGTGCCCCCGGCATGCCGGATCCGACCGCCCTGCCCGACCGGGGCCCGACCGCGGGCTTCGGCGACGAACCGACCAAGGCGTTCCACTCCGTGGGCTGCGTCGCGGACGCGGCGACCATCAGGGAACGCGACAACGGCACGTACGAGGTCCTCGCGACCGGGACCACCCGGGTGCGTCTGCTCTCCGTGGACGCCTCGGGCCCGTTCCTCGTGGCGGATCTGGAGGAGCTGCCGGAGGACGCGGGCGACGGGGCGGGCGCGCTGGCGGAGGGCGTCCTGCGGGCGTTCCGCCAGTACCAGAAGCGGCTCGCGGGCGCCCGGGAGCGCTCGCTGTCGACGGGCGCCGACCTCCCGGACGAGCCGGCCGTCGTGTCGTACCTGGTCGCCGCGGCGATGATGCTCGACACACCCGCCAAGCAGCGGCTCCTGCAGGCCCCCGACACCGCGTCCCGCCTGCGCGACGAGCTGAAACTCCTGCGCGCCGAGTCCGCCATCATCCGTACTCTGCCGTCGTTGCCCGCGTCGGAGCTGACGCGGAGCCCGACGAGCCTCAACTGA